The proteins below come from a single Crossiella sp. CA-258035 genomic window:
- a CDS encoding alpha/beta fold hydrolase, with translation MTALLTAAAAGAGLLAGAGLAGAESETAGRGGVERFYQQRLDWKACGDQDLDAAGAQCAEVTVPLDYQQPKGRTITVAISRLKATGPGQRRGIMLSNPGGPGGPGLGLPLKMRPKMSPDVLARYDLIGMDPRGVGRSNPVDCGWPVGFMLRSAGLDRAGFDRTVALQADLARRCAQTQGDSLRHITTRNTARDMDVVRGAMGERKISYFGYSYGTYLGSVYTQMFPRQSDRIVLDSAVDSKRYSQQMVRDMGPANERALDDWAAWTAARDGEYRLGRTAAQVRGAVEELIRRSARQHIPIGEYRVDEHMLPMVLFEQVGDTRLNTVLAETVRVLADAADGKQVNPSPGLLASLHVLSRRDPNAQLSGQAAIMCGDAAVRRDPEWYWRNIQRSRASQPVFGAFANGINPCAFWAAPAEAPVIVRNSVPALIVQATEDTRTAYDSGVDLHRAMSGSRLITLPGVRAHGLFSRYPNGCMENAVNTYLRDGVLPSGDLTCRGD, from the coding sequence ATGACCGCACTGCTGACCGCCGCGGCGGCCGGGGCCGGTTTGCTGGCCGGAGCCGGTCTGGCCGGGGCCGAGTCGGAGACCGCCGGACGTGGTGGCGTGGAGCGGTTCTACCAGCAGCGCCTGGACTGGAAGGCCTGTGGCGACCAGGATCTGGACGCCGCGGGCGCCCAGTGCGCCGAGGTCACCGTGCCGCTGGACTACCAGCAGCCCAAGGGGCGCACCATCACCGTGGCGATCTCCCGGCTCAAGGCCACCGGCCCGGGGCAGCGGCGGGGCATCATGCTGTCCAACCCCGGTGGGCCCGGCGGTCCCGGACTCGGGCTGCCGCTGAAGATGCGGCCGAAGATGAGCCCGGACGTGCTGGCCCGCTACGACCTGATCGGCATGGACCCGCGCGGCGTCGGCCGGTCCAACCCGGTGGACTGCGGCTGGCCGGTGGGCTTCATGCTGCGCTCCGCCGGGCTGGACCGGGCCGGCTTCGACCGCACCGTCGCGTTGCAGGCCGACCTGGCCCGGCGGTGCGCGCAGACCCAGGGCGACAGCCTGCGGCACATCACCACCAGGAACACCGCACGCGACATGGACGTCGTCCGCGGTGCCATGGGTGAGCGGAAGATCAGCTACTTCGGCTACTCCTACGGCACCTACCTCGGTTCGGTCTACACCCAGATGTTCCCGCGCCAGAGCGACCGGATCGTGCTGGACAGCGCGGTGGACTCCAAGCGCTACTCCCAGCAGATGGTGCGGGACATGGGCCCGGCCAACGAGCGGGCCCTCGACGACTGGGCGGCCTGGACCGCGGCCAGGGACGGCGAGTACCGGCTCGGCCGCACCGCGGCGCAGGTGCGCGGCGCGGTGGAGGAGCTGATCCGCCGGTCCGCGCGGCAGCACATCCCGATCGGGGAGTACCGGGTCGACGAGCACATGCTGCCGATGGTGCTGTTCGAGCAGGTGGGCGACACCCGGCTGAACACCGTGCTGGCCGAGACCGTGCGGGTGCTGGCCGACGCCGCCGACGGCAAGCAGGTCAACCCCAGCCCCGGGCTGCTGGCCAGCCTGCACGTGCTGAGCAGGCGGGACCCGAACGCGCAGCTCTCCGGGCAGGCCGCGATCATGTGCGGCGACGCGGCGGTGCGGCGTGACCCGGAGTGGTACTGGCGCAACATCCAGCGCAGCCGGGCGAGCCAGCCGGTCTTCGGCGCCTTCGCCAACGGCATCAACCCCTGCGCCTTCTGGGCCGCGCCCGCCGAAGCGCCGGTGATCGTGCGCAACTCGGTGCCCGCGCTGATCGTGCAGGCCACCGAGGACACCCGCACCGCCTACGACAGCGGGGTCGACCTGCACCGGGCCATGTCCGGCTCGCGGCTGATCACCCTGCCGGGGGTGCGCGCACACGGCTTGTTCTCCCGCTACCCCAACGGCTGCATGGAGAACGCGGTGAACACCTACCTGCGCGACGGCGTGCTGCCCAGCGGCGACCTCACCTGCCGCGGCGACTGA
- a CDS encoding DUF308 domain-containing protein, producing MLELLRDHHRLLTVRGAIALLFAVLAFAWPDTDWVVQFGVLVAYLVAEGVFGLLLALRGKQSPALDRSLFALPALFLLAGVAITALAFAVDPFIGLLGLVVTTSGWPVVNGIGQALAAARAKELYPRIGLAISGTLSIVAGVLVMNVPTQEVSLWTLLAWYAMVSGAIFLALGIRFQRGQGGPRAARPGESG from the coding sequence GTGCTGGAACTCCTGCGTGACCACCACCGGCTGCTGACCGTCCGCGGCGCCATCGCGCTGCTGTTCGCCGTGCTCGCCTTCGCCTGGCCGGACACCGACTGGGTGGTGCAGTTCGGCGTGCTGGTGGCGTACCTGGTCGCCGAGGGCGTGTTCGGACTGCTGCTGGCCTTGCGCGGCAAGCAGTCCCCCGCGCTGGACCGCTCGCTGTTCGCGCTGCCCGCGCTGTTCCTGCTCGCCGGGGTGGCCATCACCGCGCTGGCCTTCGCGGTCGACCCGTTCATCGGCCTGCTGGGCCTGGTGGTGACCACCTCGGGCTGGCCGGTGGTCAACGGGATCGGGCAGGCGCTGGCCGCCGCGCGGGCCAAGGAGCTCTACCCCCGGATCGGTCTGGCGATCAGCGGCACACTGTCCATTGTGGCCGGTGTGCTGGTGATGAACGTGCCCACCCAGGAGGTCTCGCTGTGGACGCTGCTGGCCTGGTACGCCATGGTTTCCGGCGCGATCTTCCTGGCGCTGGGCATCCGGTTCCAACGCGGCCAGGGCGGACCGCGTGCGGCCCGCCCTGGTGAGTCCGGCTGA
- a CDS encoding discoidin domain-containing protein — MVTLTQSLLTASAANDSLLSLNKLTTTSSNEAAELDGGKAVDGDTTTRWASAEGADPQWIAVDLGGPAIVNRVSLTWETAFASEYQVQASADGSTWTTIRSVTGSDGGVDELTSLNTNTRHIRVHGTRRATTYGYSLFELSVYGSRTGSGDIQPPTAPTGLASPSSTADSITLSWNPSSDNVGVTGYEILREGNLVGSSATTSFTDTGLASGATFNYAVRARDAAGNISAESAPFAARTQPGTPGGQVVVAVGDIVPVCSGSSCASTKTAALVDKIKPSMIITAGDNQYNSGTIEEFRKYYEPTWGRFKNITKPSPGNHEYDDPAGKGKGYRQYFGAAASPLGGGKMYYSHDFGDFHFVALDSMAQKANDRAQLEWLRNDLAKNQKRCVVAYWHHARFNSGHYGDNPTMAPLWDELVKAKADLVLSGHDHHYERLKPLNSSGKVDEANGVRSAIIGIGGDSIYTNPHVPRAGMEVYIKKHGVMKLILNGASYSWEIVGTDNKLLDKAGPFTCR; from the coding sequence GTGGTCACGCTGACCCAGTCGTTGCTCACCGCCAGCGCCGCAAACGATTCCCTGCTCTCGCTCAACAAACTGACCACCACCTCGTCGAACGAGGCCGCCGAGCTCGACGGCGGCAAGGCGGTCGACGGCGACACCACCACCCGCTGGGCCAGCGCCGAAGGCGCCGACCCGCAATGGATCGCGGTGGACCTGGGCGGTCCGGCCATCGTGAACCGGGTGAGCCTCACCTGGGAGACCGCCTTCGCCAGCGAGTACCAGGTGCAGGCATCCGCCGATGGCAGCACCTGGACCACGATCCGCTCGGTCACCGGGTCCGACGGTGGCGTGGACGAGCTGACCTCGTTGAACACCAACACCAGGCACATCAGGGTGCACGGCACCCGCAGGGCCACCACCTACGGCTACTCGCTGTTCGAGCTGTCGGTCTACGGGAGCCGCACCGGCTCCGGCGACATCCAGCCGCCCACCGCGCCCACCGGGCTGGCCTCGCCCTCCTCCACCGCGGACAGCATCACGCTGTCCTGGAACCCGTCCTCGGACAACGTCGGGGTCACCGGTTACGAGATCCTGCGTGAGGGCAACCTGGTCGGCTCCTCGGCCACGACCTCCTTCACCGACACCGGGCTGGCCTCCGGCGCCACCTTCAACTACGCGGTCAGGGCCAGGGACGCGGCGGGCAACATCTCCGCCGAGAGCGCCCCGTTCGCCGCCCGCACCCAGCCCGGCACGCCGGGCGGGCAGGTGGTGGTCGCGGTCGGTGACATCGTGCCGGTCTGCTCCGGATCCTCCTGCGCCAGCACCAAGACCGCGGCGCTGGTGGACAAGATCAAGCCCTCGATGATCATCACCGCCGGCGACAACCAGTACAACAGCGGCACGATCGAGGAGTTCCGCAAGTACTACGAGCCGACCTGGGGCCGGTTCAAGAACATCACCAAGCCCAGCCCCGGCAACCACGAGTACGACGACCCGGCGGGCAAGGGCAAGGGGTACCGGCAGTACTTCGGCGCCGCGGCCTCACCCCTGGGCGGCGGGAAGATGTACTACAGCCACGACTTCGGCGACTTCCACTTCGTCGCGCTGGACTCGATGGCGCAGAAGGCCAATGACCGGGCTCAGCTCGAGTGGCTGCGCAACGACCTGGCCAAGAACCAGAAGCGCTGTGTCGTGGCCTACTGGCACCACGCCAGGTTCAACTCCGGCCACTACGGCGACAACCCGACCATGGCCCCGCTGTGGGACGAACTGGTCAAGGCCAAGGCGGACCTGGTGCTCTCCGGTCACGACCACCACTACGAGCGGCTGAAGCCGTTGAACTCCAGCGGCAAGGTGGACGAGGCCAACGGTGTGCGTTCGGCGATCATCGGCATCGGCGGTGACTCGATCTACACCAACCCGCACGTTCCCAGGGCCGGCATGGAGGTCTACATCAAGAAGCACGGCGTCATGAAGCTCATCCTCAACGGCGCCAGCTACTCCTGGGAAATCGTCGGCACCGACAACAA